The following DNA comes from Acidicapsa ligni.
CGTACGAAGAAACTCGATATCGTTTAGTTCTTCCATGCGTACCTGGAGATGCAGATGTGCTCTTTTACATCCGTATAAGAGATCAAAGCTCGATCTCCTCTCGTTCCTGATCGAGCGTCGGTGTAGATGAAGCCGCCCCTGAGGCCCAGGGAATAGTCCGCACTAACGTAGCCATTTGAGAAGGTGTGGGTGCTTCAAAGACCATGCGCAGTGGAAGGTCGATGCCAAATCGTTCGCGTATGCGAGCCATCATTTGCGTACCCAACAGCGAGTGGCCGCCAAGCTGAAAAAAGTTATCCTGTGTGCCGATGTGGTCGATACCCAATAGATCCTGCCAGATCGCAACGAGTGCAAGCTCCGTTTCGTCGGCAGCCTCTATGTATTCCGTTGTCAGGGCTGGTCGCGGATGAAGCGTCGCAGCAGTGTTCGTCGATATCCGTTCTTTAACCTGATCAACCGACTGAATGTACTTCAGCAGTTGATTTAAATTACGCGTAGAAATGACAACTTGCGGAGTGGGATAAGAAAGCAAACGTGAAAAAATATCAGCGGCATCCTGATCGGAAATTCCCTCTACTTGTGCATCTTCACGCAAGCCTGCACGCAGCAACCGCTGTGCAAAATCAACAGCCATGCCGCTTTCACTCCATGCATCCCAATTCTGAGCAAGCACCCTGGTGCCTTTGGGATCATCATTCGCCAGCGCAAACGAGTCCAGATACGCGTTTGCCGCGCCATAATCTGTAAGGCCGATTGAGGGTGCGATTGCGCTGATTGAAGAGCAAAGCATGACCAGCCCAGGTTTATGTTGCTCATGAATCAGTGGCAATATCCATTCAACTCCATGTACCTTCGGAGATAGAACCGCCATAGCATCAGCGCGAGACTTGCTCTGCAACATACCCACACCCGGAATGCCGGCAGCATGAATGATGCCGAATAAGCCTCCAAACTTCGTGCGAGCAATGTGAACAGCGTGCTGCATCTGTGCTGAGTTCGATACATCCGCAGTTACGACGATCACGTTGCCACCAAGCTCGCGGATCATCTCAATTGCTTGTATGCGATTCTTCAGCGGCGCTGGCGTTGCATTCGAAGTGAGAAGCTCCGGCCACGTGTGCGGTTCAGGAAACTCGTTTCTGCTGGTAATAACAAATTGCGCTTCATACTTACTCGCGAGATAGCGAGCCCAGGCAAGCCCTATTCCACCAAGTCCGCCAGTGATAAGAAAGACCGCCTTGGCGGGAATGCTAACGCTCAGAGGAAGATTCGCAGGCAAATGCAGAGCATCATAACTCGGGATCCATCGATTGGACCCGCGCCACGCAACAGCCGAGTTACCTGCATTGGAGGCCAGCTCGGTCTTCAGTTGTAACTGAGCAACGTCAGCAGATACAGCAAAGTCGAGATCGATCAAACGATATCCAATGTTAGGGCAATCAATCGGAAGCACGTTGCAGAATCCACTCAACATGCCGGATTTCGGATCGCACTCGCCATCGCCAAAGACATCAAAGCCGCCACGTGTAAGCACATTCAGTTCAATCGTTCGAGTTGAACTTATATCCGATATCGTCTGTGCAAGATACATGAGACTGAATATGGAGTAGTCCAGAGACGAGTCCAGTCCCGTTTGAAATGCCTCACCAAGCGCATATGCATGAACAATCCGTTCAGGCCACTTTCCATTGGCTAAAATCTTGTTCAGCAGTGTTGTATAGTCACCACGTTCGGCTGGATTGATCTGATATTCCGTAGCTGAAAGTTCTTGAAAGTGTGACCCTGACAAAACACGAATCGTGTGACCAAGAGGCTCAACGGCTTGTAGTAAAGGATGGATAAATTCGTCGCCTGATCGAACAAAAAGCAGGCATGCCTTATCCGCGCCAAGAGGCAGACGAGGAGCCTGAGCAACAGGGACGCTTCGTTTCCATGATGGCAGGTAGAACCAATCAGCGATATCTGAAGTCTTACCGGGAAGTTCGTTTCCCGTGGCCACCGGCAGGTTGGTTTTCGCCCTGGCGCTTATCCAGTATCGTTGTCGCTCAAAGGGATAGGACGGCAGCGAGGTCTTACATGGCCTGCCATTTTCGTAGAGTGCGTCCCAATGAATTGAAGCTCCAGTCAACCATAGTTGTCCCACAGCTTCGAGCCAATGCTCGCGATCATCCTTTGTCTTAAGTGGATGCCTTATGGATGATAGGGCTTGTACGCCAGCCTCCCTGCCAAGATGATCACGCAGCAGAGTAAGTAGCGTTTCTCCTGGGCCTGCTTCAAGATATAACGAATGACCAGAGTTATGGAGCTGCTCCGCGCAGTCAGCAAAGCGAACCGCATTACGCAAGTGATTGACCCAGTAGTCAGGACTTGTAGCTTCAGATGCCGTAATCCATCTGCCAGTTAGATTGGATACGTAGGGAATTGACGGCGCTTTAAGATGTATCTTCGCAACGAGCTCTCTGAAGGGAGCAAGCGCAGGCTCCATCATTGCAGAATGGAATGCATGTGAAGTACGCAGACGACGAGATGCGATTTGTTTCGTTTGCAAGTGTTGCTCAAAGGCGCTAATCGCATCCATCGTGCCTGAGACGACAGTGTTCTTGCGAGAGTTGGCAGCAGCAATTGAAATGCCTTCCGAAAGCAATGGCAAAACAACAGATTCAGCAAGAGGGATAGCAAGCATCGCTCCCTCAGGAAGCGATTGAATCAGCCGCCCGCGAGCAGCAATCAATGCAAGCGCATCCTCCAATGGAAAGACTCCAGCAATGCAGGCAGCAACATATTCGCCGACGCTGTGTCCTAACATCGCCTCGGGCTCAATGCCTAAAGTCTTCCACAGCATGGCCGTCGCATATTCAATTGTGAACAGCGCAGGTTGCGTGATCCAGGTCTGGTTCAAGAGATGTTGTGCAGCTTCTTCACCATCGATCTTTGGATAAAGAACGGTTCTTAAATCGAGCCCAAGATGTGGCTCAAGCAACGCAGCGCAGCGATCAATCTCGTCTCTGAAAGCGCCGCTGCTCTGATAGAGCCCAAGGCCCATGTTGATGTATTGAGACCCTTGTCCTGTAAATAGAAAAACAACACCAGTGCGATTTGTTGCTTCGCTTTCCTGGTTTTTGGAGACAACAGTTTGAAGCTGCTGCTTCAAATCTTCAATACTCTTCGCTATCACGAAGCGACGTTGCGCGAATGAATGTCGGCCCGTCTGCAGCGTATACGCAACCTCTGACAGGTTCGCGTCCGGAGTCTTTTCGAGATGCGTCGCCAGCGCGAGCGAAAGAGCATCTATAGCGCCCGTGCTACGAGCAGAGAGAGCAATCAATTGCGATGAAGTATTGCTGCGCGACTGCGGCTCACGCCACTCTTCCAGTGACACGTGAGCATTCGTGCCGCCAATGCCGAATGAACTGACACCCGCGCGGAATGCCTCAGTGCCTTCATAAGCAGTGAGCTTCGTGTTGACGTAAAACGGAGTCTGCGCAAAATCGATATGTGCATTCGGCCGCTTGAAATGCAGTGTTGGCGGTATCATGCGGTGATGCAGTGTTAGCGCCGCCTTGATCAGTCCCACAACGCCGGCTGCTGTATCCAGGTGGCCAATGTTTGGTTTCACTGACCCAAGACCGCAAAACTGTCGTTCGCCTGCGCACTCGCCAAAGGCCTCTGTCAACGCTGCGACTTCAATCGGATCACCGACTTCAGTTCCCGTTCCATGCGCCTCGACATAGCGAATGGATTCAGGTGTGAAGCCCGCCATCTCAATCGATTTGCGAATGACAAGACTCTGCCCTTCAATGCTCGGCGCAGAATAACCCACTTTTGCCGCGCCATCATTGTTGATAGCCGCACCGCGAATCACCGCATAGATACGATCGTTATCGCGTACCGCGTCCGATAGCAGCTTGAGAACTACAACACCGGCTCCGCGTCCAGGGACGGTCCCCGCAGCATCAGCATCGAATGCTCGGCAATGACCATCAGGAGACAGGATCATTCCCGGCATATACATATAGCCTGCGTTTTGCGGAAACTGAATAGAAACTCCACCTGCCAATGCCATCTCGCACTCACCGCGCAGCAGGCTTTCAAATGCCATCTGCACTGCTACAAGCGAAGTAGAGCAAGCGGTCTGAACATTGATTGCCGGGCCTTTGAGATTGAGTTTGTATGCCACGCGCGTAGCAAGAAAATCCTTATCGTTGCCCAGCATCACCTGGTAAGGGCCCACTGACTCAAGCAGCTCTGGATTGGAAAATAGATTGATGGCGCCATACGTATTCATGCCCGAGCCCGCAAAGACGCCGACAGGTCCGTTATGAACGCGAGGATCGCAACCAGCATCTTCCAGTGCTTCCCACGCACATTCAAGGAAGACGCGCTGCTGTGGATCAATGATCTCCGCTTCACGCGCGCCAAATCCAAAGAACGAAGCATCGAAGGATTCAGCATCTTCGACCACGCCGCCAGCTCGCACATACGAGGGATTCGTCAGCAGGCTCGCAGGCACTCCTGCATCGAGCAGGTCTTGATCGGACGCGAGTGTGAGCGACTCTACGCCTGCGCAGAGATTCTGCCAATATTGCGTTACATTGCGCGCCCCAGGGAATCGCCCTGCGAGCCCAATAATAGCAACGGCAACATCCCGTTTTTGATGGGTAGCTGGTTTCATTTACTCCGACCTGTATTTGCTCGCCGTTCGATGTTGGTTTAAGAAATATTACGAAACGGTGGCGATTTGTTTGATGCTTGCTTGATGGCTTTCGAGAAAATCAGCCAGACTTCCAATAGTTGGATACTGGAAAAAATTGATGAGAGTCAATCGCGAATCAATCTCACGCCTGAGCCTCTCATGCACACGCACAATCAGAAGTGAATGCGCACCGAGATCAAAAAAGTTATCGGTCAATTCCAGATGTTGCAGGTCAAGCATTTCGCGAAAAACCTTGGCAATCGACTCCTGCAGCGGCGTCAAAGTCTCCGCGGGTCTTCGCTTTGTATCACTATCCATCTGTGCTGGGATCGCCAGTGCTCCGCGATCCAGCTTGCCGTTCGGCGTTCGTGGAAATTCATGCAACAAAACAATGCGCGACGGTACCATGTACTCCGGCAATAGTTGCCGCAGCGCATTCCGTATAGCCCCTGTATCCTGGCGAGTATCATTCGTGACCAGCCATGCAACAAGGTGCTTATCGTCGCCGATTTCACGCAACAACACAACGGAGTCCTGGATCGATGGCTGTTGCCGAAGCACGCTCTCAATCTCGCCCAATTCGATGCGGAATCCACGAAGCTTGATCTGATGATCCAGCCTTCCGAGAAATTCGATCAGTCCATCTCTTCGATAACAAACCAGGTCGCCCGTGCGATAGAGACGAGCTCCGGGCGTAGCGCTGAAAGGATCATCAATGAATCGCTCCCGAGTTAGCTCCTCGCGATTCAGATAGCCTCTCGCCAACCCATCGCCACCAATCAACAATTCTCCGGCAACACCGATAGGAACCGGCTGGTACTGCGCATCCACAATGTAGAAGGTCGTATTCGCTATCGGATGCCCAATCGGAATCGCATCTTCTGTTCTTCCCGTAAGACGAAGAGCAGAAGACCAGATCGTCGTCTCCGTAGGACCGTACATATTCCAGACGCTCTCAGCATGATTCAGTAGAGAATTGGCAAGCCCGGTCTCGAGCGCCTCTCCGCCGCAGAGTATCTTCAGGAGCGCATCGCCCCGCCAACCGGCACTTAGGAGCAACTGCCACGTTGCAGGCGTCGCCTGCATCACCGTGGGGCGAATGCGTTCGAGGTCGTCCATGAGGGAAACAACGTTGCCCGGCTCAAGCGCGATACAGACCGTGCCACCAGTGAATAACGGCAGATATAGCTCAAGGCCCGCAATATCAAAAGAGATAGTAGTCACGGCGAGCAACACATCGTCACTCGTGAAGCCCGGCTCACGCTGCATGCTTTCGAGAAAGTTAAGCAATGCACCGTGCTGGATCTGAACACCCTTGGGTCGTCCCGTCGAGCCTGAGGTAAAGATGATATAGGCAAGACTATCGGGCGTAACGCGCGTTTCGAGATTGGCTAAAACGTCCGCTTCCACATCTGTTCGCAGTTCATCGAGGCAGAGCACATGAGCGCTCGTTTCCGGGAGAGATGCCCGCAGATGCGTAGAAGTTAGAAGCACCTTTGGCTGCGCGTCATCGAGAATATCTGCGATACGATGCTTCGGATAAATCGGGTCAAGCGGAACATAAGCTCCACCCGATTTCATCACACCAAGCAACGCCGCCAGCATATCCGTGGATCGTTCCATGTAGAGTCCGACAAGGACTCCGCTGCTTACGCCAAGAGATTGCAGCGTATGAGCAATCTGATTCGCGCGCTGGTTTAGTTCGTTGTATGTCAGTGAGTTTGCGCCCGCAATGACAGCGATGCGGTCAGGAGCAGCCGCAACCTGCGCCTCAAATTTTCCATAAAAGCAGACGTTGCTTTCATGAGGCGCGGCAGTCGCGTTCCACTCTTTCAGAATTTGCAGACGCTCATCAGTCTTGAGCAAAGGAATCGTGTCGATCGGCTGATTCGGATCGCTGTGGATAGAGTCAAGCAGCGTTAGAAAATGCCCTTGCAGCTGTTCAATTGTTTCGCGATCATACAGATGCGTGTTGTATTCAAAATACGCGCGCAGCGTCCCATGACGCGGATAGACTTCCACTGTTAGATCAAAGCGAGCTGTGCCTGCGTCGAATTCAATCGCAGTAATCGCCAGGCCGCTTAATTGAAGATCTTCGAGTGGAAAATTCTGAAGTGAGAAGATCGTTTGAAACAGCGGCGAATGCTCTGTCGTGCGCTCTGGACGCAGAGCCTGCACCAGTCTTTCGAACGGAACATCCTGATGTTCATAAGCGCCCAGGGTTACGTCGCGTACCCGCGCTATCAGCTCGCGAAAAGTAGGGTTTCCTTCGAGGCTTGTGCGCAATACAAGATTGTTCACAAAGAAGCCGAAGAGCCCATGCATCTCGCTTCGATTGCGACTCGCCGAGGGAGTGCCGACCACAATATCGTTCTGCCCTGAGTAGCGATACAGCAGCACGTTAAAGGCTGCGAGCATGAGCATAAATAGCGTAGAGCCCTCTTGACGCGCGAGCTGCTCTAACGCCGTGACCGTCTCCACTGGAATGACCATCAGGAGACGATGCCCATCGGAACTTTCAACCTGTGGCCGACGATGATCGGCAGGGAACTGAACTACAGGAGGTGCGCCTGCGAGCTGCTTCTTCCAGTAAGGAAGTTGCCGGTCCAGCTCTCCGCCATCGAGCCATTTTCTTTGCCAGTCTGCGAAGTCCGTATATTGAATTGCAAGCGGAGCGATCGTAGATTCCGTGCCCTCAACCGCATGTCGGTAAAACTCCGCAAACTCGCGAATGGCAATGCCGAGCGACCATCCATCGGAAATGATGTGATGCATTACCAGCAGCAATGCATGCGAGTCCGATCCAAGCTTGATGAGCGTTGCGCGAAGCAGTGGTCCCTGTGCGAGATCAAAAGGCACACGTGCAGCCTGCCCGATCCAGGACTGCAACTCGCACTCTTGTGCTTCTCCAGTAAGCTGCGTCAAGTCAAGCGTTGAGATCTTCCAGTCCACTTGATCCTGAATGATGACTTGCGGCACACCGTCCACTTGGATAAAGGACGAGCGCAGCGTCTCATGCCTCGCAACAATCGAAGCGAGCGCGATTTCAACGGCATCCAGATGCAGCGGCCCCAGCAAACGCATTGCAGTTGGAATGTTGTATGCGGGACTCGTCGGATCGAGTTGCGTAAGAAACCAGAGCCTCTGCTGCGCCAGCGAAAGCGGTAATGGATTATTCCTATCAAAAAGACCGATGCCAGAGCCACCCGCACGAGCAGCTTCCCTCGATGAGCGCAGGAAAGAGATCAACTCCTGCTTTCGTTCTGCAAGCTCCTCGCGCAGCTCGGTAGTCAAAACCCCCGTTGGCGCGCTGCACTTCAGCTTTTGGCCGTCCAGGGTCAGCACGATTTCCTTGGCTCGCAGATCGGTGAGAAACTCGACGATGGTTTTCATGCCCATATCTCATCTTCCACAGTGGGCACAAAATCCTCATTGCGATCGTCGCGATCGGAAAGGGAATTCAGCAGGGCATGCCTCACCGTGTGTACGAGCCTATCGCGGCAGGAGGCCAGAAAAAAGTGATCTCCGGGCAATGTATGCGCAGTGAAAGGGGCGCTTGAATGCTCAGCCCACGCTGCCATCGCCTCTGCAGTTACAACCGGATCATGCGCTCCCACAAACGTTGTGATCGGGCAAGCAAGCAGTCGCTCCTCCACATACCTGTAGCCCTCGTAAGCGGCAAAATCCGCACGCAGAGTAGGCAGAAAGAGCTGCATCATTTCAGGATCGTCAAGAATCGCTGCGGGAATGCCAGAATAGCGACTCTGAATTGCATCGATAAATGCCTTATCCGGCAGGTGCCCAAGCGGAGGCAGAATCCTCTCCAATTGCGGTGCGCGAGCCGCGCCCACGAACAGATGCGCAGGCCCCCGCTGCCCATTCCGTCTAAGCAAACGAGCTACCTCAAAGGCCACGAGAGCGCCGAGGCTATGTCCGTAAAAGCAGAACGGCCTATCATCTAGAGTCGTCAGTGCAGCAGCAATCTCCTGCACCATTTCACTAACGTGATTCAAGGGAGTCTCAAGAAACCGTGCGCCTCTGCCGCGCGACTGAATCCAGATCACCTCAACCTCAGGCGCAAGTAATTCCGGCCATCCAAAGAAAGCCGAAGGAGCACCGCCCGCGTATGGAAAACATAGCAGGCGCATCTTCGCATTCCCCGCAGCAGGGATCGCAGACCGCAAAGCCTTCGGTCGAAGCAGGCAACGGGGTTCCGTATGCTGGATCAAACAGAGTCCTTATCGAGCAAAATCAGATTGAGCAAAGTGAAACAGGGTTGAAGCCGATCCTCACGATGATATCGGTTGCCACCATAGTTAAGCCCATCCCACAAAAGTTACAGGATGATCTCTACTCGTTGCTCAGACTGGTCCAGACATTCCGTAAGTTTCTGTGCGAGGATGCTCACGCTTGGCTCAGCCAGCACCTGCCCGTGATCGCCAGGAATAGGAAAAATTTCCACTCCATCGGCAGCCGTTTCTCTCCAGCCCAGGTCTTCCGGCAAACGCCAATCATCTTCGCCAGTGGCGCGAAACAGCGTGACTCGCCCCTCGTACGGCAGCACCTGGTAGTTCATCGCAGCAACCAGGTTGATGTCGCGAATGCTCTTCATCGTAGATGTAATATCGACCCTGCCTCTCGTCGCCGAGATGGAGTAGATCATACGCAACCACCGGCTCTTGAGCCGATTCTTCAGGTAAGCCAGCTTGCTGGCCACACCCAGTTTGCGCGTATGCAGGTAGACAAGGTGGAGACGGTTATAGATCCGCAGATGCAGCGGCCCGCGATTCGGCAACCTTCGCATATAGCTCGGCTGCCATGTATCCAGCATGCCCAGCAACCCAACCACTTCGCCTGAGGCACGAAGCTGTTGCGCCATCTCGTAGGCCACGAGCCCACCAAACGACAATCCCAAAAAACGATACGGACCATGAGGCTGCACGCGGCGCAGTTCGCGAATGTAGTACGCAGCCATGTCCTTGAGTTGCAGCAGCGTCGGTGCGTTTCGCTGCAGCGCCTGCGCCTGGATGCCATAAACCGGCTGATCCAATTGCAGCCGCTTCACCAGCCCAAAAAATCCAAGAACATTTCCGCCTACGCCATGAATCAGAAATAAAGGAGGCCGCGTTCCCTGGCTTCGAATCGGCACAATCGACCAGTCCTCCGCCGAAGCCTGTTTCAACTGGATAAGGTCGGCCATTCGCCCAACAGTTCGAGCGTCAAACAAAGACGGTGCGGCCAGGTCGATTCCATACCGCTCTTTAACCTTTGCCAGCAGGCGCCCGCCCAACAGCGCATCCCCACCAAGGCTGAAGAAATCGTGATCGGCATGCACATGCTCAATCCCGAGAACTTCCTGCCACCATCCGGTGAGAGTTCGCTCTAGATCGCTCCGAGATCGGTCATTCAGATCGATGAAGGCAAAACTGGACATAGTTGAGAAACCCGTTCTATCTGGGAAAACAATTACAAAGCAACTACCTTATTCTACTTACAGAACTTTATGATCTCCAGACAAGTATAAATATGCAAAACAAGACTACTTTTCGAAATGGGACGAAGATGAGATTCGGGAATCCATTATCGAAGTAGTAAACAAGGTAACCATATTCAAAAGAAACATCACGGATACCAGCACCAGCGTCGGGATGAATGCCTCGATGAATATTCGATGAATGACGGATGAGTGCCGGTCGATCCGAGAACAGCCAGCGATGCTACGATTTCGACAGTCATTCCTCCCGGTCAATCTTCTGACCAAAGGCGATGGTCAGAAATCACTTAACGCATAGGCGAATGCTCTGGCTTAGCAGCCTATTTTCAATGTAGGCTTAGGTACACCAAACAGACTACTTGCTCGTTTCTCTAATCGTTCCTTGGCTTCCGGGCCTTCATTGTATTTGTGTCTCACCCCCCATAATTGAGAGTCAAGTGAAGAACCCCAAAAGCACCTATTTCGAGGAAAAGGCCGCCGAGTACCTTGACCGCATTAGCGATTGTTATGTCTACGACAGCGCCAGCGGGCTCTATCATCACCAATCCGAGAAAGATAAGAATCAGTGCACAGATAAATCAAGAGAAAATAACGCCCTAAGTCCGTTTTGGGTGAATGTTCCCAGAGATCGGGTTGTCCTTCGCATTTCTATTGCTACCCTTTGTGCCGTCTTTATCACAGTTGTCTTCACTGGCATGCAGTGGCTTGAGGCGAATCGAAGTGCCAAGGCCACTGAACGTGCGGTCTATGAATCGTGTAGAGCCTCGCAGGTATCCCGGGGGGCGTTCATTGAATCCATCCAAGCAGCTTGGGATACTCATTCTGCCTCCGTTGCGAATACTTATCAAACTATAGTCGCCACAAAGTCTGAAGCCGCATATGTGATTCCATCTACAAAAGAGTCCTTGGAATTTATTCCGGGAGGCCCAATCCAAGCTGCTTTTCAACTTAAAAATATCGGCAAGAGTGCCGCCAAAAATGTCATCTTCAAAGCCAGAACGGTTTTGGTAAATACCACCGCCACTCCTCCATTCGTTTATCCTGAGGGGATGACCGCATCCGTTGATACCCCTCGACTTCAGGAAGGGGCCGGACCAATTATGGGGATTTCGAACGATATTCTTGTTCCCGTGCGAGACGGGAATGCCACTCACATTGCAACTGCCGATGACCTGAAAGACTTTTCTGAAGGACGAAAGGACGTTCTCGTTTTCGCTCGTGTTACCTACGAGGATTCTCTTGGCGTTCGGCATTGGGTGCAGCTCTGTCATACGTTTCCCCCAATAATCAATCGCGCCGATAAGAAACAACTTCATTATGAATGCATTCACTACAACAAAGAAGACAGCAATAGCGCGATGCCAACCGCAAGCTCTATGCCAATCGTTCCTGTATCGGTTCCAGAGATCACGTGTACTGCCCCAAAACAATGACCTGATGTAAATTAGTGCTGTCCTGTCATTGTTATTTATTAGAGCAATTGGCTACGTTGACTAACCCCAAAGGAGTGTGGCTATTTTCTTGCGCCTTACCTGATGGCCTGAGAGGATGGCTGAGCGAGTATCGTAAGGACAGAGTACCTAAGCGGGTCTCGGGTCTCTGTAGAGCGTGTGGCAAGAATCCGTACGCCCCCATTTTTAAGGATTGAAACTCGCTTTTACGCGATTCGCAAATGGCTTTCGATCGATGGATCGATAAATAGATCGATCCATCAGGCAAATTCGTGTAGGCAAATTCGTGAAAAGCTGGCCAGTGAAATCGCAAACAGGACTATCGACATGAGCCGCAATTCCCGGAGAAGGAAATTACAACTTCAGTGAGCGCCACCAGTTTCTCTTTCTCTCGAATCGTCCTGTACACCGGTTTTGCCGCCACTGGAGTCGCCATGGCTCTACCCGGCTCCGTCCTGCCCGCGCTTCTGGTCCAGTGGACGCTCGCCGACAGCCAGGCCGGACTCCTCTTCTTTCTAGGCTGGCTGGGCTCATCGCTTGGAGCACTTCTCGTACGCGGCTCCCTGGTTCGATCCCTTGTCCTCGGCACATCGCTCCTGGCAACCGCGTCTTTTGGAATGGCCTTCGGTTCGCGAACAAGTTGCTTCGTGTGGATGGCCATCTTCGGAGCCGGCCTCGGCGCCACCATGACCGCCATCAGCCTCCTGCAGGCTGCCCGCCACGCCCAGCATCGGGGCATCGAACTAAACCGTCTCAATCTCTTCTGGGCTCTGGGAGCATGCACCTGTCCTTCACTCGCCGCACACTCTCTCCGCATTGCAAACATCCGCGGAATCTTCAGCGCAGTCGGTTTCTTCTTCGCAGCTCTTCTGCTCTGGGTTCTGGTCATGGAACGCGATCAGCCCGTAGCCAGCCAGCCGTCTCGTCTCGCAGCAACCTCCGCCGGGCCAACCTCGTGGCTATCAGGCCTCACTCGATGGCCGCTTCTCATCATTCTTCTCATGTTTCTCCCCACCGGAATCGAAAGTGCAGTCGGCGGATGGATCGCTGCCTATGTCCAGCGCACGCAGGAGACAATCGCCACCACCGTCACCGCCGGCTCCTGCTTCTGGGTGGGAATGCTCTGCAGCCGCACGCTCAACTCGACCTTCCTGCTCCTGCGCCGTTCCGAGCGTTTTGTCCTTGGCCAAAGCATGATCACCATCGTCTTCGGAATGGCTCTCCTGCTCGTCAGCAAAACCAGCCTCGGCATCCTGCCTGCCGTCTTCCTTACCGGATTCGGTTTAGGCCCTGTCTATCCGTTGCTCCTCGCTCAGGCCCTCCAGTATTCCGAAAACACCGTGATTTTTTTTATTGCCGGTTTAGGTTCCTCTTTCCTGCCCTGGCTCACCGGAGTCGTCTCCACCTCAGCTTCTTCTCTGCGTACCGGCCTCTTCGTTCCATTCGCCGGATCGCTGCTGATGCTGGCTCTGGGCCTTCGCCTGCTGGCAAAACCATCGTTGCCTCCGCCTCACGCTGCTTCAAAATAAGCATCCCTCCGCGCCGCAAACCGCGCAGACAGGGCTGAAATTAGCCCGACGCAAATGCAACGCTTTTCTCTGGTTTTGGGCATCTGATCAACATGTACTGTAGTGCTCTTGA
Coding sequences within:
- a CDS encoding non-ribosomal peptide synthetase — protein: MKTIVEFLTDLRAKEIVLTLDGQKLKCSAPTGVLTTELREELAERKQELISFLRSSREAARAGGSGIGLFDRNNPLPLSLAQQRLWFLTQLDPTSPAYNIPTAMRLLGPLHLDAVEIALASIVARHETLRSSFIQVDGVPQVIIQDQVDWKISTLDLTQLTGEAQECELQSWIGQAARVPFDLAQGPLLRATLIKLGSDSHALLLVMHHIISDGWSLGIAIREFAEFYRHAVEGTESTIAPLAIQYTDFADWQRKWLDGGELDRQLPYWKKQLAGAPPVVQFPADHRRPQVESSDGHRLLMVIPVETVTALEQLARQEGSTLFMLMLAAFNVLLYRYSGQNDIVVGTPSASRNRSEMHGLFGFFVNNLVLRTSLEGNPTFRELIARVRDVTLGAYEHQDVPFERLVQALRPERTTEHSPLFQTIFSLQNFPLEDLQLSGLAITAIEFDAGTARFDLTVEVYPRHGTLRAYFEYNTHLYDRETIEQLQGHFLTLLDSIHSDPNQPIDTIPLLKTDERLQILKEWNATAAPHESNVCFYGKFEAQVAAAPDRIAVIAGANSLTYNELNQRANQIAHTLQSLGVSSGVLVGLYMERSTDMLAALLGVMKSGGAYVPLDPIYPKHRIADILDDAQPKVLLTSTHLRASLPETSAHVLCLDELRTDVEADVLANLETRVTPDSLAYIIFTSGSTGRPKGVQIQHGALLNFLESMQREPGFTSDDVLLAVTTISFDIAGLELYLPLFTGGTVCIALEPGNVVSLMDDLERIRPTVMQATPATWQLLLSAGWRGDALLKILCGGEALETGLANSLLNHAESVWNMYGPTETTIWSSALRLTGRTEDAIPIGHPIANTTFYIVDAQYQPVPIGVAGELLIGGDGLARGYLNREELTRERFIDDPFSATPGARLYRTGDLVCYRRDGLIEFLGRLDHQIKLRGFRIELGEIESVLRQQPSIQDSVVLLREIGDDKHLVAWLVTNDTRQDTGAIRNALRQLLPEYMVPSRIVLLHEFPRTPNGKLDRGALAIPAQMDSDTKRRPAETLTPLQESIAKVFREMLDLQHLELTDNFFDLGAHSLLIVRVHERLRREIDSRLTLINFFQYPTIGSLADFLESHQASIKQIATVS
- a CDS encoding type I polyketide synthase, whose product is MKPATHQKRDVAVAIIGLAGRFPGARNVTQYWQNLCAGVESLTLASDQDLLDAGVPASLLTNPSYVRAGGVVEDAESFDASFFGFGAREAEIIDPQQRVFLECAWEALEDAGCDPRVHNGPVGVFAGSGMNTYGAINLFSNPELLESVGPYQVMLGNDKDFLATRVAYKLNLKGPAINVQTACSTSLVAVQMAFESLLRGECEMALAGGVSIQFPQNAGYMYMPGMILSPDGHCRAFDADAAGTVPGRGAGVVVLKLLSDAVRDNDRIYAVIRGAAINNDGAAKVGYSAPSIEGQSLVIRKSIEMAGFTPESIRYVEAHGTGTEVGDPIEVAALTEAFGECAGERQFCGLGSVKPNIGHLDTAAGVVGLIKAALTLHHRMIPPTLHFKRPNAHIDFAQTPFYVNTKLTAYEGTEAFRAGVSSFGIGGTNAHVSLEEWREPQSRSNTSSQLIALSARSTGAIDALSLALATHLEKTPDANLSEVAYTLQTGRHSFAQRRFVIAKSIEDLKQQLQTVVSKNQESEATNRTGVVFLFTGQGSQYINMGLGLYQSSGAFRDEIDRCAALLEPHLGLDLRTVLYPKIDGEEAAQHLLNQTWITQPALFTIEYATAMLWKTLGIEPEAMLGHSVGEYVAACIAGVFPLEDALALIAARGRLIQSLPEGAMLAIPLAESVVLPLLSEGISIAAANSRKNTVVSGTMDAISAFEQHLQTKQIASRRLRTSHAFHSAMMEPALAPFRELVAKIHLKAPSIPYVSNLTGRWITASEATSPDYWVNHLRNAVRFADCAEQLHNSGHSLYLEAGPGETLLTLLRDHLGREAGVQALSSIRHPLKTKDDREHWLEAVGQLWLTGASIHWDALYENGRPCKTSLPSYPFERQRYWISARAKTNLPVATGNELPGKTSDIADWFYLPSWKRSVPVAQAPRLPLGADKACLLFVRSGDEFIHPLLQAVEPLGHTIRVLSGSHFQELSATEYQINPAERGDYTTLLNKILANGKWPERIVHAYALGEAFQTGLDSSLDYSIFSLMYLAQTISDISSTRTIELNVLTRGGFDVFGDGECDPKSGMLSGFCNVLPIDCPNIGYRLIDLDFAVSADVAQLQLKTELASNAGNSAVAWRGSNRWIPSYDALHLPANLPLSVSIPAKAVFLITGGLGGIGLAWARYLASKYEAQFVITSRNEFPEPHTWPELLTSNATPAPLKNRIQAIEMIRELGGNVIVVTADVSNSAQMQHAVHIARTKFGGLFGIIHAAGIPGVGMLQSKSRADAMAVLSPKVHGVEWILPLIHEQHKPGLVMLCSSISAIAPSIGLTDYGAANAYLDSFALANDDPKGTRVLAQNWDAWSESGMAVDFAQRLLRAGLREDAQVEGISDQDAADIFSRLLSYPTPQVVISTRNLNQLLKYIQSVDQVKERISTNTAATLHPRPALTTEYIEAADETELALVAIWQDLLGIDHIGTQDNFFQLGGHSLLGTQMMARIRERFGIDLPLRMVFEAPTPSQMATLVRTIPWASGAASSTPTLDQEREEIEL